The genome window CCGCCGCAGCCCCCGCACTGTTCTTCGCTCCGGTCAGCTTCACCTTCGCAGCCACCAGGTCCGACAGGCCACACCGCTCGACCAGCCGCATCACCGGGACCAGCCCGGCATACGCGATCAGATTCGGGTCGTCGAACACAGCGGAGACCGCTGCCGGAGTGTGGGAAACTTGCATCTGCGAGGTGCCTTGTTTGATTGTGCGTGCTGGAAGCGTCAGAACTCCCATCATCGCAGGTCAGCAGGCATCTCTTCTCGTTTCCTCGTCCACAGGACGCGAGTCACTCGGTGGATCGAGGCTTAGGCTGAGCCAATGTCCGACAACGGCGCATCATCGAGCGGCTGGGGCGCTGAAGCGCCTGACGTCGACGCGGAACTGCCCGCAACCCTGCACATCGCCGGGCTTGCGTTGATACGGACGGAGAGCTCGCCGTCGCTGGCCTGCTGGACCGGCTACTTCCCGGTGCCGACAGGCGCGGACCCGGCCGGGATGAGTCTGGTGATTGAGCCGGCCGCCCCGCCGGAGGACTCCACCCTCCGACTCGCTCACGATGTTGTGAGTCGTTTCGACGTCTTCGTCGCCCAAGCCTCGGAGTACTGCCGCACCCGACTCCGGGAACGAGACTTTGAACTCACAACCGAGGAACTGAGCTGGCTGGACCTTCCGGAGTTGCCACTGGCGCTTCCCGAAGCAACGGTGTGGGCCGACCAGACCTGGGCAATCCGCTTCGCCGAGAGCAGGTTCCGACTGGCGGACCCCTACGGAATCCTCGTCACCTTCGACGGAACACAGCCCGTCGGCATCCAGGGCCTCGACGACGAGCAATGAACCGCTCACCGCACCATCGCGAACACAGCCGTTCCTTGGACGGGCTCCGGGGCGGGGATGCGGTGCGCAGTCCGGCCCCGAAAGGCCGCCCAACCACTGGATGGGCAAACAGGCACGGCAGGACCCACCGCGCTCCGGTCACGCCGATCTGCGTTCCAGTTCCACCGACCGCAGCCGCACCCCTCAAAGACGTCATCCGATCGGGGGACGCGATGCGGCCTCTTCAGACGGGTATCCGTGACCCGCCAGGCCGCTACCGTACGGAGACGGACACCGCGCCCCTCCCGGGCTCCTCTTCCCACTGCCTGCTCAGGCTCCATTCGTGCGACGACGGCGTGGCCCTTGGTGAGGCCGACGTCGTACGGGCCGGGCGACGCTCGGCCTGCTCCGTTCGCGCGATGTGCGGAGGTGGGAGAGGCTCGGTGGGGGCCGGCGGGTCACATAGCCCGCCGCGACCGCTCCGTGCCCGTTCCCGCCGTACCGGAGGTCATCTCGTGCCGGCATCGAAGAACTCCCAGGTCTACCTCGTAGGCGGCGGCATCGCCTCGCTCGCCGCAGCCGCCTTCCTCGTACGAGACACTGGCGTCTCCGGTGAGAACGTCCACATCCTGGAGCAGCTGCCGATCGCCGGAGGCTCGATGGACGGAGCCCCGGCCCCGACCGCCGAGGGCGGATACGTCACGCGTGGTGGCCGGATGTTCGAGGAAGAACACTACGTGTGCCTGTGGAACCTGCTGGAGACGATCCCGACCCTGGACGATCCGGCGATCTCGGTACGGCAGGAAATGCTCGCCTTCAACATCGAGCACCCCACGAACGCCAAGGCCCGGATCATCAATGGCGACCGCACCATCGCCGACGCCTCCCAGCTCGGTCTGGACGCCCGTGATCGCATCGACATGACTCGGCTGCTCGCGCTGCCCGAGCGGGTGATCGGTGCGCGTCGTATCGACGACTTCTTCCAGCCGCACTTCTTCACCACGAACTTCTGGTGCATGTGGCGCACGACGTTCGCGTTCCAGACCTGGCACTCGGCGATCGAGCTGAAGCGTTACTTCCTCGCCTTCGTCCAGGAATTCGACCGCATCCACACGTTGTCCGGGGTGCGGCGAAGCAAGTACAACCAGTACGACTCCGTCATCCGTCCGATCCAGGAGTGGCTCACCGCCCAGGGGGTACGGACCGAGTTCGGTGTGACCGTCGCCGACGTCGACTTCTCCGACGCCGCCGCCCGCAGAGTCTCCCGGCTCCACCTGGAGCGCGACGGTGCCGAGGCGGGGACGATCGAGCTGGGCGAGGACGACTACGCGTTGCTGACGATCGGGTCGATGACGGGCGACACCACGTACGGCGACCGCTCCACTGTCCCCGAGCTGATCCGCGACAAGCGGGACGGTTCCTGGCGACTGTGGGAGTCGATCGCCAAGAAGGCCCCGGATTTCGGCCGCCCTACCGCCTTCTGCGGCAACATCGACGAGTCCAAGTGGGAGTCCTTCACCCTCACCATGGCCGGCCGTACGCTCCTGGACCGCATCCAGGAGTACACCGGCAACGTCCCCGGCGAGGGCGCCCTGATGACCTGGAAGGACTCGCGCTGGCTCCTTTCGGTCGTCGTGCCGGCCCAACCGCACTTCCGGGACCAGCAGGAGAACACGTACACGCTGTGGGGATACTCGTTGTTCGGCGATGTCCCCGGCGACCATGTGCCGAAGAAGATGGACGACTGCACCGGCGCCGAGATCTTTGACGAACTCCTCGGCCACCTCGGCTTCGACGACATCGCCGACGAGGTCCGGGCCACCACCAGGGTGACCACCGTCCAGATGCCCTACATCGACGCTCAGTTCCAGCGTCGTGCCGTCGCCGACCGGCCTCTGGTCGTTCCCGACGGTGCGGAGAACTTCGCATTCCTCGGCCAGTTCGTCGAGATTCCCGAGGACGTCGTCTTCACCGTCGAGTACTCGGTCCGCGCGGCCATGCTCGCTGTCTACCACCACTTCGGCGTCGACAAGGAGATCCCGGCGATGTACCACGGTCTCTCCGATCCGAAGATCGCCTGGTCCGCGCTGAGAACCGCCTTCGCCTGAGACAGAAGCACACAGCGAACCTCCTGAATGATGCTGGGGGCCGTGTCCGGAACGGACACGGCCCCCAGCGCGTCGGCAGTCGACCGAGCCGTCCGTCGGTGACGAGGATGGCTGGCGGCAGGCCGCTGGCGGCTGGCGGCGTTCCCCTCTCAGTCCCGGCCGCGGGCGTGCTTGAACCGTGCCAGGCCGTCCGCGAGGTCGATCAGCGGCTCCGGGTAGTCCAGGTGTGCCCGTTCACGCTCGGGCAGCCGCCACGGCTCATGGATGCGATTGCGTGCCACGTCTCGCAGTTCCGGCACCCATCGGCGTACGTACGCTCCTTGCGGGTCGAAGCGTTTGCCCTGGACGACCGGGTTGAGCACGCGGTGGGGACGGGTATCGGTGCCGGTTCCGGCGACCCACTGCCAGTTGAGCTGATTGTTGACGATGTCGCCGTCCACGAGAAGGTCGAGGAAGTGCCGGGCGCCGATCCGCCAGTCCACGTAGAGGGTCTTGGCCAGGAAGCCGGCCGCCAGCAGGCGCGCCCGGTTGTGCATCCAGCCCTCGTACCGGAGTTGGCGCATCGCTGCGTCGACGACCGGATATCCGGTGCGGCCCTCACGCCATGCGGCGATGTCTTCGGCTGCCTCGTCCTCGGTCCGCCACCGGTCGTGCCGCGTGCGGTAGTCCTCGACGGACGCCGCCGGGCGTGCTGCCAGCACCTGATGGTGGAAGTCGCGCCAGCACAGCTGGCGCACGAACGCGTCCGCCCCGGGCCCGCCGTGCGTGCGGGCCCGCTGGATGAGTTCCACCGGCGAGAGGGACCCGAAGTGCAGGTACGGTGACAGCCGCGAGGTCGCGTCGCCCGCCAGGTCGTCGTGGCGGTCCTCGTACCCGGACAGATCCTTGCGTGCCCATTGGGAGAACCGCTCACGCCCCCGCGTCTCCCCTCCGGCCGGAAGACCGGGGGAGACGCCTGACAGCCCGTCACGAGACGGCAACGGCTCGCCGTGCACCGCGTCGGGGACGCGCACGGTGCGTGGCGCCGGCCAGGGGTCCCTGAGCCGCTCCTGTGACCAGCGGCGGAAGTAGGGGGTGAACACGGCGTAGTGGTCGGAGCCGGCCGGAGTGACCGTCCCCGCGGCGACGGCGGTGACCACGCCGTCGTGCACGCGCAGCGTCACGCCGTGATCGCCGAGACCGTCACGCAGCCGCTCCTCCCGGCGCTGGCCGTATCCGGTGACGCCGGCGGCCATGTGCACCTCGGAGGCATGGCACTCCGCGGCAAGCGCACAGACCTCCCGGACGACCGGCCCCGTGCGCAACACCAGCCGGCCGCTGCGTCGGCGCAGCGAGGCGTCGAGGTCGGCCAGGCACTCCGAGAGGAAGGCGCTGCGGTTGGGCGCGTCGAAGCCGACCGTGTGGACACCCGGATCGCGTATGAACAGCGGCACCACTTCGTCTGCCGCCGCGAGTGCGGCGCGCAGTGGGGGATGGTCGTGCAGACGCAGATCCGAGGTGAACAGGACGACCGCGACGGTCATGGCGTCACTCCTGGTGTCATGAGGTGGTGCTGATGGGCGCTAGCGGCCGACCCGTCGCCGGGAGCTCCGGGCGTGGTCGCCGTGCGACGAGGTTCCGTGCGCGCTCATGCCCTTGGCGGCGGCTTGGGTGATGTTGCGGGCCATGCCGCCGAAGACCACGGCGTGGAATGGGGAGACGGACCACCAGTAGGCGTGGCCCAGCAGACCGCGGGGGTGGAACAGCGCTCGTTGCCGGTAGCGGGTACGGCCCTCGGAGTCCGTCTCGGCGTACATTTCCAGCCATGCCAGGCCCGGCAGTCGCATTTCTGCGCGCAGCCGCAGCAGCCGTCCGGGCTCGATTTCCTCGACCCGCCAGAAGTCCAGTGAGTCCCCGACCCGCAGGTGCTCGGCGTCGCGCCGTCCGCGGCGGAGCCCGACGCCGCCGACGAACCGGTCCAGCCATCCCCTGACCGCCCAGGCAAGTGGAAAGGAGTACCAGCCGTTGTCGCCGCCGATCCCCTCGATCACCTTCCACAGGGCCTTTCGGGACGCATCGACCGACAGTTGCCGTTCGTCCTGGTAGAGGCTGCCTCCGGCCCAGTCCGGGTCCGTGGGCAGCGGATCGCTGGGCATCCCCGGTACGGCGGCGGACGACCAGCGGGTGGCGACCTGGGCCTCACGCACCCGCCGCAGTGCCAGAGCCAACGCCTCGTCGAACGGCAGCGGCAGGCCCGGAGGGTCGGGCACGTACCGGGCGATGTCGTGCTCCTGGCAGACGACCTCGTGACGCAGTGACTCCGTCAGCGGGCGGGCCAGGGAGGCGGGCACCGGGGTGACGAGGCCGACCCAGTGGCTGGACAGCCTCGGCGTGAGCACCGGAACCGGCACGATGAGCCGCCGGCGCAGTCCGGCGACGGCGGCGTACCGGCACATCATCTCCCGGTACGTGAGGACATCGGGCCCGCCGATGTCGAACGCCCGGTCGACGTCGTCCGGCATGGTGGCCGAGCCGACGAGATAGCGCAGGACATCGCGTACCCCGATGGGCTGGGTCCGCGTGTGCACCCAGCTGGGGGTGACCATGACCGGCAGCCGCTCGGTCAGATAGCGCAGCATCTCGAAGGAAGCCGACCCCGAGCCGATGACGACCGCTGCTCGCAGCACGGTGGCGGGCACCGGCGCGTCGAGGAAGATTCGCCCGACTTCGGCCCGGGAGCGCAGATGCGGGGAGAGCGACCTTTCGGGCACATTCGGTGGCGTGAGTCCGCCCAGGTAGACGATCCGTCGCACGCCGGCGGAGTGCGCCTGTTCGGCGAAGACACGGGCCGCACGGCGGTCGGTGTCCTCGAATGCGGAGCCGGTACCGAGGGCGTGCACCAGGTAGTACGCGACATCGATCCCGCGCATGGCGGCGGCGACCGAGCCCGCGTCCGTCACGTCGCCCTGTACCGTCTCGGCGTCACCCGCCCAGGGGTGGTCACGGAGTTTGCGGGGGGAGCGGGCCAGACAGCGCACCCGGTGGCCCGCTCGCAGCAGTTCCGGTACGAGACGCCCGCCGATGTACCCGGACGCTCCGGTGACCAGGCAGTGCAACCGTTCCGTGTCCCCCTGTTCATGCGTGCCCACGATCGTCCCTCCACGTGCTCGCTCCGACTTGTCCCCATGCCGCCCGATCATGGCCTCCACGGAGTGCCCGCGCCCGTCACGGCGAACGGGCCGGCGGCCGTGACGTGGAAGCGGCCCCGACCTGCTCCGCCGCCACCTCGACCACAGTCCCGCGCGGCGGCACCGGGCGCACGCAGGTCCGCACGGTGCGCGGCTATTGTGACGACCATCACAATGTAGTTCACCACGCCCGCCTGCCGTCCCGCTTCCAGGACCGCCGGGCGGGCAGCCGGGCCGGTCGGCCAGGGAGCAGGGGCGGGTGACCGGGGGCGCGCGGGATGATCACCAAACGCCCCTGTGGCGCCTGCGCCGGCATCACGTCGGGGCCGCAGGCTCCGCATCGCCCACTTCCTCGCCGGCCTCCCGGTAGAGATCCTGAGCCGTCTGTGCGCGGACCGGGTCATGCGACGACCGACACCACCGCGTGTCTACGACCCGAAGGGGGGCCGGCCTCCGAAGCACGGTGGCTGGTTCGTCTTCGACGATGCTGCGACCTGGGCCCCGGGCAGGCGGTGACCATCACTGACACCCGCCCATCATCGAGGGCGCCGTCGTCCGCCTGGCCGTGGAGAGGCTGCCCGGTGTCGGCGTCAACAAGCCTGTCCGGCTCTGGTGGTCGAGCACGGGTGTGACCACCGCCGATGTGGACCGTTGCTGGCAGTCCTGCCTCCCGCGTTCGACAAAGGTTCAGAAAACCAAGGGAACGAAGCCCCGGCGAACTGGATGAGCAACATGCTCGGCAGACTGGCACCCATGGACTCAGGACTCGCCGCGCTACTGGGCGCCGCCGTCGGTTCCGCCACCACCCTCGGGGCTGCGATCGTCAACGGCCCGTGCTCAGGCACGGTCCCAGCATGAAGAGCGGGTTGACGTGCCCGCGGAGTAGGACCGGGTCGGCGCAGCACGGGCAGGGAGGGTGCTGCGTCGATGATTGGCCTTCTTCTGTATCGGTCCGATGGGTGTTCATCGAAAGCTGGGCCAGCTGCCGGGAGAGGAGGAACGCCGGCCGCGAGGCTCGCGCGTCGGAGCCTTCGCGTACTTGCGCGGACTTCGCCATGGCCCCACCCGCAGCCGAGATCGACTGCAGGGCGACCCGTGAACTCTCCCCGGGCAACCGAGTGGCGACGGAACGCGTCTCCAAGATCGAAATAGGCCACGGGGACGGACATGAGGGGATCAGAACATGGAAGAGGCTGCGGCTTCTGCGGTCGTGCGAGTCCTGAAGGACGTGGGCTGGCTCGCATTCAACGTGGTCGGCACGGTGGGTGACGTGCTCGCCACCCACATTCCCTGGAACAAGCGGAGCGGGCGCTCTTCCACGGACGAATGACCCGTCGCCGGAGGGCAACACCGTTCAGAGGCCCCGGGCGGCGCATCAGCTTCGTCGACCCAGTCGAGCAGGTGCATCGAGCCAATCGCAGGGTGAACCGCTGGAGCGGACGGCGTCGGTCAGGTCCCGCCACCCTGGTTGGGCGTCGTCGCGAGCCGCTCGTGCCCGTGGGAGCCTTCGTGCCCGTGGGAGCTTGAGATCGGCACTGTGGCGGGCACGTATCTTCTCCAACCGTTCTTGTGTCGCTTTCATCGGCTTTCTCGCCGTCCGGGTCCTACGACCTGGGGAGCAATGACGAGTGACGGCTGGTTGGTCAGGAACACGAGACGTTGAACGGCAGATCTCGGCGGAAGACGGCCATGGCCCTGCCGGGGCCGTTGTAGTCGTCGACGACCTCCTTGTCGAAGTCGAGGCTGCGGTGGAAGGCGATCGAGCCAGTGTTCTCGATTGATGTGATCGCCTTCAACTGCCGTGCACCATGACGTTCCGCTGCCTCGGCGAACGCCGCGTACAGACGACGCCCGAGACCGGTGCCGCGGGCGTCGTCCCGCGTAGCGATCAGATGTACGTACCCGGTGCCCTCTGGGGTGACGAACCCGAAGATGTACCCACGGATGCCGTCCTCGGCTCGGGCAACCAGGCAGGTCGAACCGAACTCCTGCACCACTGCAAGAAGGTGCAGCGACCGAAGGTCGCGTTCGCCCCAGTAACGAGGGTGGTCAGTCAGGACCTGGTGGAAGTCGTCCACCTGGGCCGGTGCGATGTGTATCCCCATGATGACGATCATGGCAGTGTCATAGCCGTGGCCGGTCCTTTGGGGTCACACTCGCCCTGAGCCGGTTCACCGGCTCGGCCAGGACGTCGAAGAACTGGCCGGGCCGGAAGCGGCTGACGGCGATACAGACCTCGTTGATGTCCACGTCGACCTCGTAGCTGTCGGTGCGGATCAGTACGCCGTTTGTGAGGTCCTCGTCGGCGGCGGGGTACTGCAAGACGTCGGCGCAGAGCGTTCTCCCCGACCGAGGGCGGCCGTGGGGCTCCGCCCCGGGAGGGTGCAGCGCAGAATGACGGGCTTCGCCGCGCGTGAGTGCCCCTGTGGTTCCTGTGGGGGAGGGAGCGCTGCGCCCCGCTGCTGTGCGGGCCGCGCCGGTCGGGTGAATGACCGGCGAGTGGCGCGCCCGCCCGTCGGCGGAAGGGCGACCATCGGGGGAGAGACCATATCCGAGGGAAGGGGCTTTTCCGTGAGTCGTGCACTGATCATCGTTGATGTGCAGAAGGACTTCTGCGAGGGCGGCAGTGTTCCGGTGAAGGGCGGCGCGGGCAGGGCCGCCGCCATCGCCGAGCTGGTCCGACGCCCCGACGAGCGGTACGCCTTCGTCGTGGCCACCCGTGACCACCACATCGACCCGGGCGCCCACTTCTCCGAGAACCCCGACTTCCATGACTCGTTCCCTGTGCATTGCGTCGTCGGCAGTGAGGGAGGCGAGTTCCATCCGGACTTCGCGCCCGCCGTGGACTCCGGGCACGTCGACGAGGTCGTCTTCAAAGGCGCGCACTCCGCCTCGAAGAGCGGTTTCGAAGGCTTCACGCAGGACGGTACGACGTTGTCCGACTGGCTGAGAGCCCGCGATGTCACCGAGATCGATGTCGTCGGCATCGCGACCGACCACTGCGTGAAGGCGACTGCACTGGACGGAGCGCGCGCGGGCTTCACGGTGCAAGTCCTGCTCGACTACACCGCCGGTGTCGCCGCCGACACCACGCGCACCGCACTCGACGAACTGCGCCGGGCCGGCGTCGCGCTCAGCGGCGAACCTGTTGTCGCTGCCTGAATACGTCGGCCGTAAGCGGCTGCCCGGGAACGATGTCGGCGCCCCGGTGCTTGTGTGCCCGCCCGCGAGCAGCGGGCGGGAGACAGATCCGACCGGGCCGCCTGCGGGGGAGATCACCCCTGGGCGGCGGCCGCCGAATCGGCGGGCTCGTCGTGCGGGGGCAGGGTGGGGGCACCGCGGGACGAGCCGCTTCCTTGTCCGTGAACTGTGTCATGACCGTGCCCCCGTCTCCGGCGTGGGGGCGGGCAGGTCGACCGGTTCCTGGTCGAAGTCGGCCGAACGGCTCACCGCTTCCCACCTGGCTGCTTCCTCCAGCTGGCCGCGTGAGTAGTCCTGTGCCATCTGGACGGCACCGGCCCCGATGACGAGGTGAGAGGGCGGGGCCGGGTGCTTGACCACGCGGACCAGGATGTCGCCGGCCCGCTGCGGGTCGCCCGGGGCGTTCGCGCCGCTGAACAGGCGCACCATCTCGCCGACCGTCGCGTCGTACTCCGATGCGACGTCCGGGGTCTGCATCGAGGCTCCGGCCCAGTCCGTGGCGAACCCGCCCGGCTCCACGACCAGGTACTTGATGCCGAACGGGGCGGTCTCGGCCGCGAGCACCCGAGTGAAGCCGTCCACGGCGAATTTGGCCGCTTGGTAGGACCCGAGCCCCGGCGTACCGCCGACGCGGCCGCCGATGGAGGAGAACTGCACGAAGTGCCGCCTCCCTGCGCACTGAGGACCGGGACCGCCGCTGTCGAGACGTTGTAGACGCCCCAGAAGTTGGTGTCGAACTGACGGCGGAAGTCGTCCTCGGGCGTGGTCTCGACGGCCGAGGTGTTGGCGTGTCCGGCGTTGTTGACCACCACGTCGACCCTGCCGAACCGGTCGACCGCCGCCTGCAGGCCGGCCACGGCGGCCGACCGGCCGGTGACGTCGAGCGCGACGGGCAGGACGCGGTCTCCGTACTGCTGCACGAGCTCGTCCAACTGCTGCGGCTTGCGTGCCGTGGCGACGACGTTGTCGCCGACTTCGAGGGCGGCGATCGCGAGGGCGCGGCCGAAGCCGCGGGACGAGCCAGTGATGAACCAGATGAGGGTGTGTGCGTCCATGCCTCTACCAAAACACGGTTGCGTTATTAGTGCAACGTGGTTGTGGTAAATCTCAGTGGTTCGCTGCCGCTCGCCACCGCGGCGCCGTCGCGGCATTACTGAAACCTGGTTTCGTTATAATGGGGTCATGACGAAGGCTGATTTCCTGCGCGCCCGCAGCCCCGAGGCCAAGCTGGCCCGGGAGGAGGCGATCTTCGCGGCGGCGACACGCCTCGCCACGACGAAGGGGGTACGGGAGGTGACCGTGACCGCCATCGCCGACGAGGTCGGCATGCACAAGTCCGCGATGCTGCGCTACTTCGAGACGCGCGAGGACATCTTCCTGCGCTTGGCGGGCACCGCCTGGCACGACTGGTCGGCCGCGGTGCGCGAACAGCTTGAGGCCATCACACCCTGCCCCCACGCCGACGGCGAGCAGTGGGCCGAAGCCGCCCGATCGATCGCGGGCGTGCTGGCTCAGTCACTGGTGGCCCGCCCGCTGTTCTGCGACCTGTTGGCCCACACCCCGCTGAATCTGGAACGCAACGTCTCCACCGACACTGTCCGAACGTTCAAGAAGGGCGCCATCGCGGAGGTCATGAGCATCGGCGCCACCATCAGCGCGATCACACCGCTCGACGCCGACCAGGCGCGCAGTGTTGTGACGACCGCCACCTCGATGGCCGGAGCCCTGTGGCAGATGGCCGCCCCCGGCACCCAGCTCCGCGCCTTCTACGAGACCGATCCCGAACTGTCCCACTCCGTCATCGACGTCGAACCCAGGCTGACCGACATCCTGACCGCCCTGCTCACCGGCTACGCCACCGGCACCGTTTGCCGAGCCGCCAGAGCAGCGGACGCCCGCCCTCATGGGGGAACGGACGACACAGATCACCCTGGGGAGGACCTCGGCGGCCGAAAGCAATAGCGGAATGGGCCGGTCTCGGGTCGCGCTACCGCTGCTCTGTTGGCTGGCCCGCTCACCGTCCTGCCCGCCCAGGGAACCAGGGACGGCGTGGTCGCGAGTCGGAGTCGAACTCGCGGAACCAGTTTCATGGAGCACGAGACGGAGCCTTTGCTTCTATCGACGGGGACCGGGCAGTGGCAGTACAACCGATCCTCCGCCCCGGGCGAGTACAAGCGCTACGTGCACGACCGGTGGAAGTCGGGCCG of Streptomyces sp. NBC_01363 contains these proteins:
- a CDS encoding TetR/AcrR family transcriptional regulator; this encodes MTKADFLRARSPEAKLAREEAIFAAATRLATTKGVREVTVTAIADEVGMHKSAMLRYFETREDIFLRLAGTAWHDWSAAVREQLEAITPCPHADGEQWAEAARSIAGVLAQSLVARPLFCDLLAHTPLNLERNVSTDTVRTFKKGAIAEVMSIGATISAITPLDADQARSVVTTATSMAGALWQMAAPGTQLRAFYETDPELSHSVIDVEPRLTDILTALLTGYATGTVCRAARAADARPHGGTDDTDHPGEDLGGRKQ
- a CDS encoding isochorismatase family protein; this encodes MSRALIIVDVQKDFCEGGSVPVKGGAGRAAAIAELVRRPDERYAFVVATRDHHIDPGAHFSENPDFHDSFPVHCVVGSEGGEFHPDFAPAVDSGHVDEVVFKGAHSASKSGFEGFTQDGTTLSDWLRARDVTEIDVVGIATDHCVKATALDGARAGFTVQVLLDYTAGVAADTTRTALDELRRAGVALSGEPVVAA
- a CDS encoding SDR family oxidoreductase; its protein translation is MGTHEQGDTERLHCLVTGASGYIGGRLVPELLRAGHRVRCLARSPRKLRDHPWAGDAETVQGDVTDAGSVAAAMRGIDVAYYLVHALGTGSAFEDTDRRAARVFAEQAHSAGVRRIVYLGGLTPPNVPERSLSPHLRSRAEVGRIFLDAPVPATVLRAAVVIGSGSASFEMLRYLTERLPVMVTPSWVHTRTQPIGVRDVLRYLVGSATMPDDVDRAFDIGGPDVLTYREMMCRYAAVAGLRRRLIVPVPVLTPRLSSHWVGLVTPVPASLARPLTESLRHEVVCQEHDIARYVPDPPGLPLPFDEALALALRRVREAQVATRWSSAAVPGMPSDPLPTDPDWAGGSLYQDERQLSVDASRKALWKVIEGIGGDNGWYSFPLAWAVRGWLDRFVGGVGLRRGRRDAEHLRVGDSLDFWRVEEIEPGRLLRLRAEMRLPGLAWLEMYAETDSEGRTRYRQRALFHPRGLLGHAYWWSVSPFHAVVFGGMARNITQAAAKGMSAHGTSSHGDHARSSRRRVGR
- a CDS encoding GNAT family N-acetyltransferase; protein product: MIVIMGIHIAPAQVDDFHQVLTDHPRYWGERDLRSLHLLAVVQEFGSTCLVARAEDGIRGYIFGFVTPEGTGYVHLIATRDDARGTGLGRRLYAAFAEAAERHGARQLKAITSIENTGSIAFHRSLDFDKEVVDDYNGPGRAMAVFRRDLPFNVSCS
- a CDS encoding oleate hydratase, producing the protein MPASKNSQVYLVGGGIASLAAAAFLVRDTGVSGENVHILEQLPIAGGSMDGAPAPTAEGGYVTRGGRMFEEEHYVCLWNLLETIPTLDDPAISVRQEMLAFNIEHPTNAKARIINGDRTIADASQLGLDARDRIDMTRLLALPERVIGARRIDDFFQPHFFTTNFWCMWRTTFAFQTWHSAIELKRYFLAFVQEFDRIHTLSGVRRSKYNQYDSVIRPIQEWLTAQGVRTEFGVTVADVDFSDAAARRVSRLHLERDGAEAGTIELGEDDYALLTIGSMTGDTTYGDRSTVPELIRDKRDGSWRLWESIAKKAPDFGRPTAFCGNIDESKWESFTLTMAGRTLLDRIQEYTGNVPGEGALMTWKDSRWLLSVVVPAQPHFRDQQENTYTLWGYSLFGDVPGDHVPKKMDDCTGAEIFDELLGHLGFDDIADEVRATTRVTTVQMPYIDAQFQRRAVADRPLVVPDGAENFAFLGQFVEIPEDVVFTVEYSVRAAMLAVYHHFGVDKEIPAMYHGLSDPKIAWSALRTAFA
- a CDS encoding deoxyribodipyrimidine photo-lyase, whose product is MTVAVVLFTSDLRLHDHPPLRAALAAADEVVPLFIRDPGVHTVGFDAPNRSAFLSECLADLDASLRRRSGRLVLRTGPVVREVCALAAECHASEVHMAAGVTGYGQRREERLRDGLGDHGVTLRVHDGVVTAVAAGTVTPAGSDHYAVFTPYFRRWSQERLRDPWPAPRTVRVPDAVHGEPLPSRDGLSGVSPGLPAGGETRGRERFSQWARKDLSGYEDRHDDLAGDATSRLSPYLHFGSLSPVELIQRARTHGGPGADAFVRQLCWRDFHHQVLAARPAASVEDYRTRHDRWRTEDEAAEDIAAWREGRTGYPVVDAAMRQLRYEGWMHNRARLLAAGFLAKTLYVDWRIGARHFLDLLVDGDIVNNQLNWQWVAGTGTDTRPHRVLNPVVQGKRFDPQGAYVRRWVPELRDVARNRIHEPWRLPERERAHLDYPEPLIDLADGLARFKHARGRD